ACTGGTTGGTCCACCACTCAGTGAATCCGACACCCTGTTTATGTTCCGCAAGGATGATCCTGAAGAGCAGAAACTCGCTGACCGCATCGATGAAGCGCTGAAGGAAATCAAGGCAGATGGTACATTGAAGAAACTTAGTGAGCAGTGGCTTGGCTTTGACGCTACGGAATCGGAAACTAAATAACACGTAGATGAAAGGCAGGTCGCAGCGATGGGTACACCATTCGAATTCAGTTATGTCATTGACTACTTTATAAAGCTCCTACCCACCATCAGTACTACGCTTCTAATTGTAGTTAGTGCAATGGTGCTTGGTCTAATCATCAGTTCCATCGCGGCAGTGCCGCAGATGTACAATATTCCGGTGCTGAAACAGCTGTCTAAGCTGTATGTGTCTTTTTTTCGCGGTACACCGATCTTGATTCAGCTGTTCTTGTTCTATTACGGTGTGCCGGAAATTTTGGGTTTGTTCGGTATTAATGCCGACCGCGCACCTGCAATCTATTTTGTTATTATGACTTACTCGCTCCATAGCGGAGCGTTTATGGTGGAGATGATTCGGGCTTCAGTTGCTTCCGTGGATCGGGGGCAGGTAGAAGCTGCTTATGCCTTGGGCATGTCTGGTCCACAAGCTTTCTTCCGGATTGTATTGCCGCAGGCCTATGTGACGGCATTGCCTATATTCACCAACATGGTGATTAGCAGCCTGAAGGATACATCCCTCGCTTTCAGTGTGGGTGTCATGGAGATGACGGGCAAGTCGTCTACACTGGCAACGATCTCTCGTCATTTTATTGAAGCGTATATCTCGCTGGCGCTCATTTATTTTGTTTTGAGTTTTGTGCTGGAGAGGGTGTTCAGTGTGCTTGAGCGGAGAGTGCAGAAGAGGGGGTTTGCTCCGATATGAGCTTTGATCTTTCCTTTGTATGGACCGCTTTCGTGCAGCTTCTCGGTGTCATCCCGATTACACTGGCCATCACCGTTGTCTCGGTGGTTCTCGGTTTTATCATCGGCACTGTGGTTGCACTTCTCCGTCAGTTTCGGGTTCCTGTCCTAAGCCAGCTGGCGACTGCCTATGTTACGTTTATTCGCGGTACACCCATGATTACACATCTGCTTCTGATCTATTTCGGTCTGCCGATGATCATTGACAGCGTGTCTTCATCACTCGGACTTGGGTTCAACTCATCGTCCATTCCATTGATCGGCTTTGCTTACCTGTCATTCTCGATTACCGCGGGTGCTTATGCGTCAGAGATTGTCAGATCCGGCTTGCTCTCGGTGGATCGCGGGCAGATTGAAGCCGCATATTCTCTGGGCATGACAGCGACAAAGGCGCTGCGCAGAATTGTGCTGCCGCAGGCTTTTGCAGCCAGTCTACCCAACATTTCTAACATGCTGATTGGCATGTTGCATGGATCTACACTGGCCTTTGCGGTATCGGTGGTCGAGATTAACGCCAAGGCTCAGATTGTCGCATCAACTAACTGGAAATTTTTTGAGGCTTACGTGGCGGCAGCCCTTATTTTCTGGGGTCTGACCATCATTATTGAGAAACTGACCGCATTGGCAGAGAAGCGGTTCAGGGTGTACAACCGGGGAGGCGTGTCATGATTGAACTAAAGCAAATACACAAAAGCTTCGGAGACAACAAGGTGCTGTCAGGAATTAATCTGAATGTGGCGCGCGGAGAGGTGGTTGCGATTCTGGGACCCAGTGGATCAGGCAAAACAACGCTTCTGCGCTGCATTAACTATTTGGAAAAACCAGATTCCGGGCATATCACACTCGGTGATTTTACCTTGGATTATGGGAAGCACACTAAAAAGGACATCCATGCCTTACGCCAAAAATCAGCAATGGTGTTTCAGCAATACAATCTGTTCCGTCATAAAACAGCGTTGCAAAATGTGATGGAAGGACTTGTTGCTGTACGCAAAGTGGCCAAGGAAGAAGCGCGGGCGCAGAGTGCCGCCTTGCTGGAGAAGGTGGGACTCGGAAACAAGCTCGATTCATACCCTAGTCAGCTTTCAGGTGGACAGCAGCAGCGCGTCGGCATTGCACGGGCACTGGCGATGAATCCGGAGGTCATTTTGTTTGACGAGCCGACCTCGGCGCTGGACCCGGAACTTGTAGGCGAGGTGCTGGCGGTTATTCGCCAGATTGCAGAGGAAGGCATAACGATGATCATCGTTACTCATGAAATGGGTTTTGCCCAAGAAGTGGCGAACCATGTTGTGTTTATGGATGGTGGGGTCATTGTGGAAGAAGGAGAGCCGAAGCAGCTGTTCCGCTATCCGAAGGAAGAACGTACGAAGCAGTTTCTGAAACGGATTACACCGGATACTGCCTATTCCATATAAGGAACATCTGAGGGGGAAGATGTATGTCATTTACATTGGGGATTTTGGATCAAAGTATTGTGTTTCCCGGCCAGTCAGCTGCAGAGTCGTTGAATAATACCGTGAAACTGGCGAAGCTTGGGGAATCGCTTGGATATGATCGGTTTTGGGTGGCGGAGCATCATGACTCTGAAGGTGTGGCGGGATCATCGCCGGAAGTGCTCGTTTCGTATTTGCTGGCACAGACCCAAAAGATCCGGATCGGTTCCGGGGGTGTCATGCTCCAGCATTATAGCCCCTATAAGGTGGCTGAAAACTTCAATGTGCTTGCGACACTGGCTCCGGGACGGGTTGAACTGGGGATCGGGCGTGCCCCAGGCGGCTTGCCTCGTTCCACGAAGGCGCTGCAAAAGGGAATTGCAGAACCGGAAACGTTGGATGACAAACTGGTAGAACTGAAAAACTTCCTGAAAGCTCCGGCAAGTGAAACCCATGCGCAGCCAGGACTGACAGCTCATCCGTTACCAGGGCAGCCGGCAGGTATTTATATGCTGGGCACGAGTGTTTCCAGTGCGGAACTGGCAGCAAAGCAGGGGCTTCCTTATGCGTTCGCGCTGTTTATCAACAATGATCCCGAAACGGCACGCGCTGCGCTGGATACGTATCGCACGCAGTTTAACGCTGAGCAAGGTGGAGAGCCCGAAGCTATTCTAGCCTTGTCGGTCATTGCAGCAGATACGGAAGAAGAGGCTAATGCATTGGCGGGACAGCACAAAAGCGTGCGTGTAACGCTGGCGAGTGGCAAAACCGTGAATGTGCAGACACTGGAGCAGGCAGCGGAATTCGCAAGGCAAGCGGGAGAAACGTATACGGCGGTTGAGCGCGAAGCGGACATTACACGTGGCACTAAAGAATCGGTGCGGAAGCGGCTGCTTGAGCTGTCGGAGGAATATGGCGTAAACAGCTTTGTGTTCACAACCATTATTCCTGATTTTGATCAACGAAGCCGCTCGTTCCAATTGCTAAAAGAAGCCTTTACAGGGGAACTGGTGTAAGTACAGAAATTCTCAAAAGTAGTATTTTAGTTAAACTCATATGGATCGGAGAGCGGTAATCATGGGGAACACAACAGTGAAGACAGAATCAATTATATCGGCATATGTACACGCTTATGAAGAGATTGAACAGGAGATTGCGGGTCTGACCGAGCAACAGTTGAAGTGGAAGTCTTCTCCATCCTCCTGGAGTGTTACTGAAGTGCTGGCACATCTGGTGGACCACAGTATCGTCGTTTCCTTTCGCATCCGGGAAAT
The window above is part of the Paenibacillus sp. 1781tsa1 genome. Proteins encoded here:
- a CDS encoding amino acid ABC transporter permease is translated as MGTPFEFSYVIDYFIKLLPTISTTLLIVVSAMVLGLIISSIAAVPQMYNIPVLKQLSKLYVSFFRGTPILIQLFLFYYGVPEILGLFGINADRAPAIYFVIMTYSLHSGAFMVEMIRASVASVDRGQVEAAYALGMSGPQAFFRIVLPQAYVTALPIFTNMVISSLKDTSLAFSVGVMEMTGKSSTLATISRHFIEAYISLALIYFVLSFVLERVFSVLERRVQKRGFAPI
- a CDS encoding amino acid ABC transporter ATP-binding protein, with translation MIELKQIHKSFGDNKVLSGINLNVARGEVVAILGPSGSGKTTLLRCINYLEKPDSGHITLGDFTLDYGKHTKKDIHALRQKSAMVFQQYNLFRHKTALQNVMEGLVAVRKVAKEEARAQSAALLEKVGLGNKLDSYPSQLSGGQQQRVGIARALAMNPEVILFDEPTSALDPELVGEVLAVIRQIAEEGITMIIVTHEMGFAQEVANHVVFMDGGVIVEEGEPKQLFRYPKEERTKQFLKRITPDTAYSI
- a CDS encoding amino acid ABC transporter permease, translated to MSFDLSFVWTAFVQLLGVIPITLAITVVSVVLGFIIGTVVALLRQFRVPVLSQLATAYVTFIRGTPMITHLLLIYFGLPMIIDSVSSSLGLGFNSSSIPLIGFAYLSFSITAGAYASEIVRSGLLSVDRGQIEAAYSLGMTATKALRRIVLPQAFAASLPNISNMLIGMLHGSTLAFAVSVVEINAKAQIVASTNWKFFEAYVAAALIFWGLTIIIEKLTALAEKRFRVYNRGGVS
- a CDS encoding LLM class flavin-dependent oxidoreductase, yielding MSFTLGILDQSIVFPGQSAAESLNNTVKLAKLGESLGYDRFWVAEHHDSEGVAGSSPEVLVSYLLAQTQKIRIGSGGVMLQHYSPYKVAENFNVLATLAPGRVELGIGRAPGGLPRSTKALQKGIAEPETLDDKLVELKNFLKAPASETHAQPGLTAHPLPGQPAGIYMLGTSVSSAELAAKQGLPYAFALFINNDPETARAALDTYRTQFNAEQGGEPEAILALSVIAADTEEEANALAGQHKSVRVTLASGKTVNVQTLEQAAEFARQAGETYTAVEREADITRGTKESVRKRLLELSEEYGVNSFVFTTIIPDFDQRSRSFQLLKEAFTGELV